GATCGAGACTTGATACAAATGATTTATGTATGTTACATCTGATCTTATACATTGTTCCAAATCAAGTGCAACTAACGTCAGACCGTATTCAGCTGCGTTTCGTGTGATGTAATctaatgtttttcaaattgattttgaaatgcaTCATCATCTGTGCGTAATGATGAACAGGATTGCATTATATTCAATCCGAAAGGAGTCACAGTTGGCACTGCATTCTCAACAGTTAAAATACCTAGACGTTTCCCTCACACATTAGCATGCTCTGTAATGTCAATAATCAATAATCAATAGTATGTATAATCCGAGTTGCTACGATGAATATTACTTTATAGCCCCGTTAAACTTCTAGCTGTCGTGAGCATGAATTGAGGTACCTACTGAACGTTTCATGGGAGGCAAATCGGTCTAGACTTTCgaattcttctttttattctgcACGTTGatacttttcgaaatcttatATATTCCTGCTAAAAGTTTATTCGTATTATGAAAAATTCGGTCAAtatttgcaataaaattttttcaaccgtcTTACATAAAAATCAGtcattttattaataaaaacgTATTTATAGTTcagaacaattacattttttatcagGAGACTGTCACAGCTTTATGCAGAGTAAAATCGTACTTCTCCAGCTAAATTACGATTGATCGTTTATTGAACAGTGCATTTATTTGCAGGATAGTGCCCTAATTCGtcttaatatttatatttaaaaaaagctACTATATATTTCAAACTCTTTTATCACCTTGTTAATTGATTGGTAACATACTTCTGTCTCGTgtctgatgaaaaatttctgccaAGTTGGATTGCATGCTTTTGATATGTGGACTCAGGTCATAATACTCATCTACATAACTGAACTCGATACTTGGCGTTGAATTGAATATGTCAGAGTTATTAGAATagtattttgaatatacagaACATAAGGcttccaaattttgaaaaagaagaatcatTTCGAAAATCTGTTGTGGCATTTTTAAACGAATTGGAAGGTCTAGGATGAATCAAagtgcaaataaattttctgtgGTATTTTTCGATCATATGGATCTATATATGTCTTAAATGCTTTTAATAACAAATTGTTGGATAAACtattaatgaattatttttttcaacctggCATGTTTTTCATaagtttgatttattttctggACGAAAATCGAAGAGagtttttttccaccattATCGCAAGCAACGGAGTGATTggtatagaataaaaaatcttcacCAATTTTCCACCTTACATGAAATTTGTGACCAGGTAGATGAGTGATGAGGAGAATTCGTCAAGTGATAGtcaatatgtgtatattttacaaaaactataagaaaatacaaaaaagcTTAACTACACATTCGTTTTTTCCTCAGACATCATCTGTTAGTTAATTAGATTTGTCTCGATGTATTAGCTAAGTTGAATCTTAAATTTGCGGTCGATGTCTTTCAAACAATTATTGTAACCAGCATGTTCCTTAAGTTTTAAGGTTAGTTGGACAAAACTTAAAAATTACTTAAAAATTACATTCATAAAAGAGCGATGTATTAGGATCACTTACAATTATTCGACGACCTCTATAGCTTGGATGTTTTTATAACGCCATTTTCGAATGAAGAGCAATATTATCGCAAAACGATGTCAAGGGTGCCGAAATTGGTATGTCAGTACGTCTATTAATAGTATTCTTATATTTGCTAATATGCATCAtatctttgaaatttcttttgtaCCAATTAGGTTCCGAAGTTATTACTGCTGCCTTTTCGAAATTAAAGTGATGTCCCGAATATAAATTACTTTGAGCCGCCAGAGCGCAACTATCTGCATCGTGACATGTAGATTTTATTAcagtttttgcaataaattttataaacggTATTGATTTGGTCTTGACTAGAAGTCACTATTTTTAGGGCTCTGAAAAGTCTATTTGTGTTATTTAAAGTTTTAAACACTACGTCAATaccttctcttttttttaaattgcttGATATTGATAGACAAACCTTCTATATATGGGGTTGAATCCACATTATGTTCAaggttgttgttgttattccCGTGTATGATGTTGTAGAATTTATGAATTCTACGTTTCTTAATATCTAAAAGAAAATTAAGCGgatattcattatttaatagGGTCTTATCCAccactttcaaatttttttgaacaaaattgtGGGTAAGTAATTTTTAGGCAGCGACCTTATAAAGCTATGGCGACAGATTTCTTATGTTGTATCGGTAGTTTAGAGTTGAAATGCAAACATCATTCCGACCACGCTTCCTTGTGATACCaatcaagaaaaatttcattattttgattCATTACCCATGTGTcaagaaaacattttattatcGCCAACTGTGCTAAATACCATACGGGAATGTTCATTTTAagcgaaattgaaaaaaaatatttttgacaacACAACAAGAGAGGTATAACTTTTAGCGacaactaataaaaaaatgcatcTGCCAATTTCAAATGGTtcataaatatacatgtatgttatAACAGTGTCATTATAAAATCTAGGTACTTCATGTTCGCTTTCTTTGTTGGAggctttcctttctttttaatttctgGAATACGctataatgaaatttttatagaaataCTTATACCATTCAGAGGAAAATCCATGATATAACCGATGCTAAAGAATTTCAGActaatattgatattttctGTAATACTCATACCTTTTACGTATATTTTGATAGAGTCGAGGCATTAAAGTTTACcaagaacaaaatttcaatttgctATGATCACATTTCggtatttttcagttttttggGGGGTACTTTTACAGGCTTATCAAATTtctgaaatcacaaaaattgGCAGTTTCCTGGGAAATTTCTCACGAGATTTCAGGAGTTTGACCAacataaaaaatgttcaatgtAGAAccacattaaaaattttgcgtaTCATTGACACACTATTCTTCTGATCACAAGCAAGTTAAGGTGCATTTTATGATACCACTGCTCGCTAAGGCGTTGCCCATAAACCACGTAGCTCTATTTTGGGAACTTTCGAGTGCCCCTCCCTCCCCTTCCTGTATCGTCTATCGCGAAAATTACCCggacctcccccccccctccactCACCGCCAGAAGGGCTCGtggattgagaaaaaaaaattttatacattaaaaaattaatacacaAGTAGTCTATATTATTCAGAGATATCCAAAACAACAAATGGTCAGACTAGCCACGCATcccaattattattattattacgggAAAACGTGACTgcaaaagaaataatattgcgcgtggaaaaataaattagaatGCCTCAATTGTAAAAACACGTATCGCAGAGTAAGACCCCCCTCTCCAGCACCCCGCTCAAACTAGATACGCGGTTGACGGACAGCTTCTAACGGAATTATATTTGACACAATTTGACAGGTGTGTCAAGTATAAGTGCGTTCATTACTGGTAATATCCAGTTACAAGTCCtcatattttgtttaaaattttttagaaaacatGTTAAAGCaggaatttgaatattttgtcGTCATGCTAATAAATACCACGTTGATAAAACTTTGCAATTATCGTTTTCCAAACTTCACTTACACAGAGGCTAATTTTTGAACTCCAGTGTGTGGCGGAAATGAAATTCGGACGGTCCTTACGCCATTCATTCGTGATGAGCTAGTATACACCAGGGAGAATAAGTAACTCTGTTTATCGTGAATATCATAGAAAAAAACGCTAGTCACTTATTGTCAAAAGAGTATATCACACAAACTCACAACACCGTATATTCGTAAATATTAATTTGGTATACGCTCCTTTAATTTGCATTTCGGTAATATTGTTTATGGTATATCTTAACGATCGTTTTGAGTGTTTCACCAAATTTTGCGTCGATAGTACCCTTGCCTTCACAATGTAAACACCAatgtttgtaataaaaattttaatccttTTTATGCTACATTTAACCGTGATGGCGTAAAGTGAAATACAggtttgtaaaataataataatgatcacTGTACATTGATATACAATTTTAATCCCATCTAGTCTTATAAAATGATACTATCAATAGAATATCTTACTGACAATGACTGCGAACAATCTGTCACCCCATCCTGCATGTACAAAAAATAAGATCCATTTTGTCTCTCCTACGAAtttaacgataaaatttcagATCATTTTGCCATCTCGAGGTTGAGCAGATTAACGTAACTCGCTAAACACCGTAAACATAGATAGTTTATGAGGCTAATATGTAATGACGGCCCATCACGATAGCGGACTTAAATGGCTTGGCAGTATAACCTGTCGAATCAGGAACTGTGGGTTACGCTAGAAATACGACATACGAGTACTTACGCAGACCGTTGTGCATCTAACTCAACctgttattatacatatatcaaacCCATAACCCAACAATGGAAAGTGTTGAACGATCGTTATATCTAACGAATGACCAGAGGGAAACTCTTTCGCTGATTGACGGATGATTTGTATAGTATTACATAATACAAATCATCCTCTACAGGAGTGTGCATTACGCATCGTACTGTGAATCTTCATTGAATGCTCTTACTTTATGTTTCTTAAATATTgttagaaagagagagactgATCGAAACTCACTGCTTATGTAACTGCATCTCCGGGTAGGATGAGAAATTTATCTTCATCTAATTTCACGATTATCTATTGCCACGATAATTTGATTATGTTAATCAAGCTTACGAATATCAATAATATCCTGCTTTGAAATTCCGTATTTTTTGGGTTTCATGTCATGATATATTGAGGATTCTCATAAATAATATCGAAAGGTAAGTTAGCAGTTATTGAGTCTGTCAcaattattgacctttttCGGTTGTATCTGTAGACCCTTAGTTCAAAATtaacggaaaataaatttgcagtGTCTGATCCTCTAGGAATTGATTTTAGCCATCGAGAAATTCACCGGTTGTGCCATCAAttgataattttgtaaaataaaagggtcaataattgggtctaaacccatcaataactggtacacttaccttataAGCTAATACGCCAGTTTTCTACCTCAGTTAACActgcaaaaatattcaatgttTGGGATTGTAAGTGAATTGAATTCAGGTGAGAATACttcttttcaaattgatttattatacataatttacaaattataacCTATTGAGCACACACAAAATAGACAATTTCgcaaataaatacaaacattACACGAATGATTGTTAACGGTTTTCTACAATCTAAGTGGCATGAAATGAATCCACACCAGCGGATGGCAATGGCACCCTGTTtaatgagaatgaatttgACTATGACTACGAACTATGTAATTCAAGATGATAGTTCTTAGTTTAGATAAATAAAACGCATAACGCTAGTGTTAATACAGTCCAGATACTTGAATTATATCTCAGGAACGAACGGAAAGTCGGGCCTTGCTGTTAGATTTTCACTTCTAAGGTTTCTGATTAGCGATGCAATTAGACTTAATTTACCATACATACGAAATTAGAATCCATAAACTAAACGTCGCGAGTTATGGCCCATAAATCTCAGTACAATCTGAATGCACATTGTTCAGTAAATTCTAATTTCATAGTTTCTGTATTTCtatacgaaaataaatataaatatacctatGGAATAAGACTATACAAAGATTGCAACTACATTTTGAGTCTACAACGCAACAACCTCTCGAAATCCTACCTCCGAACTTATGGTATTTTTCTATTCCGTGCTTATGTGACAGGAATACAACCGATGGCAATCACCGCGGTCTTGTCCAGCCCTTGCAGCATTCATGTACCGCTGAAATCGTCGCCCTGAAGCACTTTCTCGGTTACCTTGTCTAAGTTCATCCGCTTCCCTGGAATGAGATAAAACAAAGTTCAATGCATCGCAATCTagttctcaatttttattttgaacgtaCTATCACCATGCAATTGTGTTAAAGATATAGATGTAATTAAATTCACAAGCCAAGGATCTTAAATATCTAATTATGATGTCACTGTTTTAACGTAATGAGCTATCATGTTACCAAACACAATGTCAAAAAATATGGTCCGATTTAAAGTCAATGTAATTCCAACAAATGTACCATAGCCAGGGAATTGAAAATTCCCGTACTTATTAAGTACAAATCAGGAGATTATGTCTGCCATAAAAAATGGAACGTAAGGATTAcaatgaaatcaattttcactcAAATCTGGTTAAATTCAACGATCTTTTTGGATATATACAAACTTTATTACAGATTGGGAGTGGCAgtgcgtgaaaaaaaacaagcaaatGAAACGTAAGCAGGCTTGTtcagaaagttgaaaaaatcggTCATTCGCGTAGCGCCTGACTCGCGACCTTGCCGATTTCGGCGCACAAATTTACTTCCGGTTTTCATTGATTAGTATAATTATTCGTACCACGTGTTTCTAAGTAAACTTCATCGACTACCGCCTTTACTTTTCCGCAGCGTTGTAGACCGTGGCTACTATGTAGGCGTGACCGTAATTCGACAAGGATCCTCGGTTCTTTCACCGGTTTGGTCTGCAACGACCTAGTTGTACTCGTTGCTATCTATCTGAACGCGAACGCGGGGAAAGGCGTGGAAATGCGgcgaaatattacaaatattttatccTGCCCATGTTTACTAAAGGTGCGTGTTATCACGTGGCGCATCACCAATGTGCACGCTCAGGTGTACCGTCGACATTTCACAATCGTGACCCAAAAACCTTAAAAAATATAACCCGGTAGACAGTGCTCGGTAGAAGACCACTGTCAGTGACCCGATTGGCTCAATTTTGACTCGCCTTATTGACGCGCCTTTCGCCCGAGTTTAATTGATTCAAAGTTATTTGTTGACGATTCGGAACCACAACGTACAAACTCTACACCAATGAGCACAGTCACTACATTTCTGCCGAGAACGACTTCACATACCTTGACAACTCGTTCGACACAAGATTGCTGTGCGGTGTATACACCGCGGGATTTTTATACATGCTGCAAATCAACCGCTCGCGACAATCCTCTTCCAGAAACCTCAGCTGTTTGAAGATTTCGTCCAATCTCCCGACAATGGGACCGTAAAATTCGTCGTCATAGGCTCTGAGCTGACTCCTGGATGCATCGGATTGAGTATTCTTGGCATTGTCTTGCTGAGCTATTCTCTGCTGGGACGACTGCAGATTGTAGGTTGACTTTTGTGCGACTGTCACGGGATTCAAAGCAAGGGCATGTTGGAAATTCTGCGGGACTTGCGAGATTTGCTGATAGGGCTTGGCCACGTTTTGGGCCGGTTGATTTCCCAGCTGACCATTTTGCGTATAAATTGGAGACTTGGACGTCGGTTGCACGGAGTGAGGAATACGCTTAACGATGTCAACGGTCGGCGAGCTGTTCAACCAGGCATTAGCGCTGTCCGACTTTGAGGTGAATCCAGAATTCTTCGAAAATGTTGTTCCGGGTCTTATCTGCGAGCTGAACAAGTGATTCTGCTGCTGGTGTTGCTGCTGTGGATGGTAAGGGACCTTTGCCATACTCGGCTCAGTCACGGGTGCGGCTGCCCGAGTAAACCGGACCTCATCAAAGTACCCGTTGTAGGCTAAACCTTGAGCGTGATTCCCTATTGGACCCAAGTTTGAAACGGGCCCCCTTAGTCCGAGATTTTTGTTGAACTGGGTCATGCCTATGTTGCTCAAAGTGTGGCGTATATTTGGATTGGGATTCTCGTACGGCCCAACCGGCTTGTCGTACTTTATCTGAGGCCCGTACTTCTCGTATGAACCCGGCTGATTGGGAACCACAGTAACCGGTCTGGCGTTAGCCGCATATTGAGGCACCCCGTATGGGCCGAGTGCCGGCTGCACGCCGGCGTAAGGCTCTGGAGTCAAGACACCGGGATCCTCGTAAGAAGCGATTCCCCATTCCCTCAACTCTTCCATGTCTTTCCTGTACTGAATATGTGGCTGCGTGTAGTCGTAGCCGTCAAATTCCTCCTCTTCGTGATGGTGTGGATGGTGCTCGTGGTGGAAGGTTGGAACCGGTACCGGAACCGGGACGTGATGATGATGGTGGGCAATCTGGAAAATATCGAGAATAAGGTGTTTAATTGGCCGCGAAATTTTTTGGCTAATTTACAAAGTAGGGGTATTCTACTGAAAAGAAGGCGCAATTTCATGCGTGCGATTTACAGAAATTAACAACAAGTCTGCTGTAATATCCAAATGCCATTTTAGGTAATAATCGAGAATAAATTCTACctgatggtgatgatgatgatatttGGTTCCGCCACTGTAATAGCTCGAACACAATTTGAAGACGTGGGCAAACGCCGGCACCAGGAAGAGCAGGACTTTGAGGAACAATTTCTTCGCAGTTCCCACACCAAATAGGAatggaataatgaaaaagaactTGATCTTGATGAGCTTGATGATCAGAAGTAGGGCCAGGAAGCTTGTTAGCAACTTGTTCTTGATGAATTTCTCTGAAAAGATAATAATATCACAAGATCAAGTAAGACCAGATTATAACAACGACTTACTAGTTTAATAAAATTCGTCTGATACACATGTGATATAATAAGAAGAGGTGTCAATGCTTACTTATTTTGTGAAAGAGTCGTCCTTGCTCAGTTATTGCTCTTTGTTTGAAGTCTACTCTTATTAGAGCTCCATCTTCATCGACCTCTTTAGGACTGATCTTTATCGATGTACCCTCGAAAAAGAAGTTTGGAAGTTGAAGCTCATAATTCTTCGTTGCTAAGAACTTGATTGTTTTGTCGTGGAGGGCGTTGGTAACTTCTTCGAGTGGAGACACAGGTTCAacataataattttcacctgACTTTCTGGAAGTCTGTTTTCCAGTTGATGACTTTCCATCGGTCTCgtcaatattattgtatcCTTCATCATGATTTTTCTCGTTGTATTCGGCTAAATATTTGTGATAATCCAAGTTGTTTTTTGTCAAAGTAAAACCATCGAACACCGTGATATTGTCCCGGTCTGCAAATGTACTATCCAGATACGTATAGACATTCTTTTGTATGCACGAAAATGACGCTTTTTTCGCACAGTCTTTGAGAAGCCCTTGCCACAGGACGTTTCCAGTTTCGTTGGGATATAACCCCTTGATATTGAATATATTGACGTACGATTTTAATTTGGTGAAGTTGAATAATTGGCAGTGAGTCGAAGACACGAGAAGTAGTAACAAGATCGTTCTTTGGCACATTTTAAACCCGTACATTTTGGCTACGTttcgtgtttttcttttattacagTCTCGAAGTGTACAATGTtgcaaacaaatttcaacaacCGCGGCAACAATCCTACATTTTAAATCTCTGAGGCCAGAAAGTTACCAAACATAGTGTTAAAACGACCacttaaaatttaattcatacTCTGTGAGTGAAGTATATTTTGCGCCTTAGAATTTCACTTAATCTCAATCAAAGAAGgagaaagttgaaaaacgatactattgatattttttttatcaataaacACCAGTAAATAGATCCCAAGCGAAAACGTGGTGTGAGATTACTTTCATCACTAGTTTGCACACTCGAGTTGTGCATTAATGGTgacagaaatgaaaacaaaacgaaGACCATAAGCACACACGGTTGTAACCAACACTCCTCTTCAATCGAGATGCACGTGGGCTCGCGTGATCGGTGTACCGATTACAGATCACGTCTCTCACCGGTGGAGAGATGTGCATCGAGCGATCTCTCGTATCGAACTAAGCTCGGACTTCTGCCGTCTGCGGTTACAATTCACCTCTTCGTCAAGTGTGTCAGAGGCCCTCCTACTCCTCCAGACACCGCGGAAGGTCATTATCTTCGTCAGCGTTGTGTGTGCTCGGCTGGTGTCGAGATTCCGTCTTCATTGGAAGAGTGTAATCGAGACTTTGTTCTTCACCTTGACCTATGTGGGCCTTCAAGGTATCTACTCTACTTTTCGCTGAGGTTTGCGTAGCACAGCATTAGTCCAAATCAATTCGTGATAATTGGTCCAGCTTGGGGCTATTAAAATATGATCCAAATATGTTTCCAGATACTCCCAGCAACCCAATTAATCTAAAAACAATTCCTCGGGTTGAGTCAGAAGTTTGGTATTTAATCCATTATAACAGATGCTGCTTGGAGGCGATTTCTTCTCCAATATccgagtgaaaaatatatatcacgCGTCACCTGGCTACTGAACACATTCTCGGTGATTCAAATGCGTGGCACGTGATGTTGAGAGAATTTATATCTTCACGCTCTTTCATTTATCCTCATTGTTTCACGAACGATGAGAAAAGTCATAACCATGTAATTCCTACGAGAATTGTACAAGCTTGTGTTTAGACGTGCATTGTTCAACGTGgttacaattttgaaaaaatatgttcaaGACGATGTCTGATTACTTCCTTTGAAACGCTCATTACTTTGTTCAgggtaaaattcaaattttacaaatgcAGATGAAGAACTGACTGGTCAAAAATGCAACCGTCTCTCCAGCATCCATAAATCTGGTGCAAGCAATTGCATGACATAACTACGGAACATTTACACGCGTGACACAGCAGGTGAAAACGGTATTAGCAGTTGACACTTGTATCACGGAGCGTCTGAACATACCGGATACGTAGCCATGGACAAGAAATTAGTAATCGTTCCTCGAAGAAATAGCTGTAAAGATGAAACGGGATtggattaattgaaatttggaaaaattatagCTAATTGCAAGCTCGagaatcatatttttaaaaacagaTCAAATGACTTTCACCTAATCTTTATTGACCGTTGAATGCACTTTCCGGAGTGTATTAGATTCGTGGAAACGAAACTCAAAGCACAGAGCTAATCGATTCGGACTCAGAGTCGCTTCGCAGCGTGACCGCGATTGTCGAAAACCGTGGCCAATATTTCCGTTTCATATGTAAATTTTGAACCGGTTTTGCTCACATGTACGTCACATACAGGTAGGTAAGTATCAGCAGCCTTACGTGGCATAGATCCCGCCCAACGCAACTGTTGCAAATGCAAACATATTGTTCCCCTCCTGCAGGAAAAGTCTAGTCGCTAAACGGTGCGTGAATTATTCATGTGTtaattctatttctatttGACCTACCCTCAATCAACGAGGACTTGTACAAATTTCTCGTGTCACATTACTTATCTTTAAACATAAACCGCGCAATTCATCATCGGTGCGGGCCACGTTTCTGCGTCAGACGCGACAGTGAAATTAGGGATTCCTAATGCCAATATATTTTCGTGACGGATCAACATGACAGGACTGAGCGAATGTCATTGGCCCACAATCCGCTGCATGTGACCCCAGTGTAGATATACCCATTCGTCAATTCCGGA
Above is a genomic segment from Neodiprion pinetum isolate iyNeoPine1 chromosome 1, iyNeoPine1.2, whole genome shotgun sequence containing:
- the Osi17 gene encoding uncharacterized protein Osi17, with protein sequence MYGFKMCQRTILLLLLVSSTHCQLFNFTKLKSYVNIFNIKGLYPNETGNVLWQGLLKDCAKKASFSCIQKNVYTYLDSTFADRDNITVFDGFTLTKNNLDYHKYLAEYNEKNHDEGYNNIDETDGKSSTGKQTSRKSGENYYVEPVSPLEEVTNALHDKTIKFLATKNYELQLPNFFFEGTSIKISPKEVDEDGALIRVDFKQRAITEQGRLFHKIKKFIKNKLLTSFLALLLIIKLIKIKFFFIIPFLFGVGTAKKLFLKVLLFLVPAFAHVFKLCSSYYSGGTKYHHHHHQIAHHHHHVPVPVPVPTFHHEHHPHHHEEEEFDGYDYTQPHIQYRKDMEELREWGIASYEDPGVLTPEPYAGVQPALGPYGVPQYAANARPVTVVPNQPGSYEKYGPQIKYDKPVGPYENPNPNIRHTLSNIGMTQFNKNLGLRGPVSNLGPIGNHAQGLAYNGYFDEVRFTRAAAPVTEPSMAKVPYHPQQQHQQQNHLFSSQIRPGTTFSKNSGFTSKSDSANAWLNSSPTVDIVKRIPHSVQPTSKSPIYTQNGQLGNQPAQNVAKPYQQISQVPQNFQHALALNPVTVAQKSTYNLQSSQQRIAQQDNAKNTQSDASRSQLRAYDDEFYGPIVGRLDEIFKQLRFLEEDCRERLICSMYKNPAVYTPHSNLVSNELSREADELRQGNRESASGRRFQRYMNAARAGQDRGDCHRLYSCHISTE